The DNA sequence GGAGGGATAGGGCCCGGACTGCGAGGTGCACGGCCGCCCCCCCCCACCCGCGCCCCGCTTGCCCCAGCCGCAGGCCTCTCCCTACCGTCCGAGCATCGATTCCCCATCCGACAAGGAGCGGTGAGCCATGGCTCCCCTTCGACGGTTCCTCAGCGCCTTGGCCTGCGTGCTGGTCTCGGCTGGCCCTTCCCTCGCTCAGCAGTCGGTCCTGGAGACCCGTGACCCGGGCCAGGCCCAGGATGCCGACTTCGCGCGCGCGATCGCCGAATGGACCACGCAGCCCGAGTTCATGAGCCCGCTGGTGGACCACTTGCCCACGGTCGAGGGCGTGCCCTCCCCCAAAGACGTCTTGGGCTATCACATCGGCGCTCCCAAGAAGCTCACCTACTATGCGGATATTCTGCGCTACTACCGCGCCCTGGAAGCCGCTTCGCCGCGTGTCAAGGTGATCTCGACGGGGACCACCGACGAGGGCCGGGAGACCGTGGTGGTGTTCGTCAGCTCGGAGCAGACGATGGCCAACCTGGACCGCTACCGGGAGGCGCTGGCCCACCTCGCCGATCCGAGGGGGCTGTCCGCCGAGGAGGCCAAGGCCGTCATCGCCGAGGCCAAGCCGATCTACCATGTGATGGGGGGACTGCACAGCGGCGAGACCGGCCCACCCGAGATGGAGATGGAGCTGGCCTACCGCCTGGCCACCGAAACCTCACCGCTGATCCAGGGCATCCGCGACAACGTGATCACTTCGTTCACGCCGGTGGCGGATCCGGACGGACGCGACCGCTACGTGGATTGGTACTACCGCTACCTCGTCGACATCGACAACGAGGACGACCGCATGTCGGGCCCGCCCTACTGGGGCAAGTACGTGCTGCATGACAACAACCGCGACATCAACTACTCGCAGGTGACCATGCGCACTCTGCTCGATTGGTACCTGGAGTGGCACCCGCCCATCATGCACGAGCTGCATGAGTCGATCCCCTTCATGTACAACTACAGCGGACAGGATCCACAGAACCCGGCGTTCGACCCCATCCTGTTCGGCGAGCTGCCCTGGTACGCCAACTACGAGATGGCGCAGATGATCAAGTACGGGATGCCGGGCGTGTGGACCCACGGGTTCATGGACGCCTGGTCGCCCGGGTACCTGGGCGCCATGTCCTACAACCACAACGGTCTCATGCGCATGTACGAGACCTTCGGCAACGGGGGCGCCACCACCATGGAGCGCGATCTCTCGGGAGGGGGCGGTCGTCAGGTGACCCGGGAGTGGTATCGCCCGCTCCCGCCCTATGAGAAGGTCGTCTGGTCCATGCGCAACAACACCAACTACATGCAGACCGGAGTCCTCCTGGGGCTGCAGCTCACCTCGCAGTTCCCCAAGGTGGTGCTGGAGAACTTCTATCTGAAGACGTTGCACTCGATCGAGGACGGCGAGAACAAGACGCCGCACGGCTTCGTCCTGCCGGCCGGGCAACGGGACATGACACGCGTGGCGCTGCTCGTGAACCTGCTCCGCACCCAGGGCATCGAGGTGGGTCAGGCTCGGCGGGCCTTCCAGATCGGGGAGACCACCTATCCGGCCAGCTCCTACGTGATCAAGCGCAACCAGCCCTACGGGCGTCTGGCCAACCTGCTCCTGCAGCGTCAGGACAACTACCCGGACGAGAGCCTCCAGACCTACGACGACAGTGGCTGGACCATGGGCTTGATGCTCCAGACCGAGGTGGTGGCCGTCGACGACCAGGCCATCCTGGAGGTCCAGACGGCGCCCGTCGATGCGGTGAGGCTCGCCGGATCCATCACGGGGCGGCGCTCCCCGGCCCTGTACGCAGTGCCTCATCTGGGCTCCACGAATATGATCACGCTGCGCTACCGGCTGGCCGACCTGGGTGTGCAGGCGCTGGACGAAGCGTTCGCGGCGGAAGGCGTCGAGCTTCCCGCGGGCTCCTTCCTCATCCCGGCGGCGGGCGCGGACGAGCGCATTCGCGCGGCCATCGAGGAACTGGGACTCACGGCCGTCGGGCTGTCCTCCGCGCCCGATGTCGCCACGCATGAGTTGGACCTTCCGCGTATCGCGATGTACAGCACCTGGAGCAGCACCCAGGACGTCGGTTGGGTGCGCTATTCCTTCGATCAGTTCCAGATCCCCTACGACCTCATCTACAAGGAGCGGGTCCGGCAGGGCCACCTCAAGCGTGACTACGACGTGATCGTCATGCCTTCCCAAGGCCGGGACGGGAAGAGCTTCGTGCAAGGCCTCGAGCCCCGCGACCGACCCGTCGCCTACACCCAGACGCCCGAGTTCAAGAGTCTGGGAATGTACGGATCGTCTGACGACATCACGGGAGGGATGGGACTGGAAGGCGTCCTGGAGTTCGAACGCTTCCTGAGCGAAGGCGGAGTGCTCATGACGCTGGGCAACGCCACCACGTTCCCGACGGACATGGGTCTCGTGCGAGACATCAACAGCTCGCGGCCCGGCGGCAACTTCTACGCACCGCGCCCCATCGTGGAGGCGCAGGTCACCCAACCCGAGAACCCGATCTTCTACGGCTATACCGAGAGCACGCTGCCGATCAAGTACACCAACGGTCCCCTCCTTCAGGTACCCGACGACGAGCAGGACGACGTGATGCTCATGAAGTTCGTGGGGGGGAAGGATGCCGTGCTCAGCGGCTTGATGCGTGGGCCCGATCAGATCCGCAACCGCCCCGCCATCGTGTCGGTTCCGGCCGGTTCCGGCCGGCTCCTCATGTACGCCACCAACCCGGTGTACCGCTGGCAGAACCACGGCGAGTTCAACATGCTCTTCAATGCCCTGTTGAACTACAACGACCTGGAGCGACGGGCGAAGCATCCGGTGACCGAGGACGCGGCCGCCGGAACCGGCGCGGCCCACCCCTAGGCCCGGGGCCGGCCTCGGGCACGCCGCGGGACACCCGCCTTGCCCCGAGGCCGGTCGCACGGTCTCTTGCCTGGTGCTGGTCCAGGGCCGGTCCACCCCCGAACACGCGGACTCGCTCGAGATGCCCCCCAACGAGCATTCCTATTCCAAGCCTAAGCTGGTCCTCCTCGGGCCTGCGCAGGCCGCGGACAGCGCCGCGGCCCCCGCCGCCGCCACCCGGAGGTCTCTCGCCATCGATCGGGACTTTCGACTCGCGGTCGAGGCTCTGGCCCTCCAACCTCAGGAACAAGCCCAACTCTTCGAGAACAGCTGCGTCACCTGTGGACTGGTCACCCGATTCTCGACTGCGGCGACGGCATTCGAGGGCCTCTGGACGGGTCGGCTCGCGGCGGGGCAGGCGCGCCTCCTTCAGGAGTTGCGTGAGTCCGTGGCCGGGTTGACCGCCGCGGACCTCACCTGCTTCCGTTCCGATGTCCTTACCCGACCGGGCTGGGCGCAGGTGCGACGACGGGCGGTCCGCCTGGCCTTGGCGCTGGGGTGGTCCGAGAAGCTGCCCTTGCATGTCCATCGCAGCCGAACGGCGCGCTGAGGATCGCGCTCACCCCGCTTTCTCTGCTGTCTCCGCGTCCAGATGCGCGCGGATCCGCTCGATCAGCGGATGCCCCCGCGTATGGCGCGCACCATACGTGAGGTTGAACGCGTAGTCGAAGTCGGGGGGGTTGGCGCCCTGGTTGTGCTGCAGGATCGTCTCGAGCTTGTCGAGCGCCTTGGCCA is a window from the Gemmatimonadota bacterium genome containing:
- a CDS encoding M14 family zinc carboxypeptidase, yielding MAPLRRFLSALACVLVSAGPSLAQQSVLETRDPGQAQDADFARAIAEWTTQPEFMSPLVDHLPTVEGVPSPKDVLGYHIGAPKKLTYYADILRYYRALEAASPRVKVISTGTTDEGRETVVVFVSSEQTMANLDRYREALAHLADPRGLSAEEAKAVIAEAKPIYHVMGGLHSGETGPPEMEMELAYRLATETSPLIQGIRDNVITSFTPVADPDGRDRYVDWYYRYLVDIDNEDDRMSGPPYWGKYVLHDNNRDINYSQVTMRTLLDWYLEWHPPIMHELHESIPFMYNYSGQDPQNPAFDPILFGELPWYANYEMAQMIKYGMPGVWTHGFMDAWSPGYLGAMSYNHNGLMRMYETFGNGGATTMERDLSGGGGRQVTREWYRPLPPYEKVVWSMRNNTNYMQTGVLLGLQLTSQFPKVVLENFYLKTLHSIEDGENKTPHGFVLPAGQRDMTRVALLVNLLRTQGIEVGQARRAFQIGETTYPASSYVIKRNQPYGRLANLLLQRQDNYPDESLQTYDDSGWTMGLMLQTEVVAVDDQAILEVQTAPVDAVRLAGSITGRRSPALYAVPHLGSTNMITLRYRLADLGVQALDEAFAAEGVELPAGSFLIPAAGADERIRAAIEELGLTAVGLSSAPDVATHELDLPRIAMYSTWSSTQDVGWVRYSFDQFQIPYDLIYKERVRQGHLKRDYDVIVMPSQGRDGKSFVQGLEPRDRPVAYTQTPEFKSLGMYGSSDDITGGMGLEGVLEFERFLSEGGVLMTLGNATTFPTDMGLVRDINSSRPGGNFYAPRPIVEAQVTQPENPIFYGYTESTLPIKYTNGPLLQVPDDEQDDVMLMKFVGGKDAVLSGLMRGPDQIRNRPAIVSVPAGSGRLLMYATNPVYRWQNHGEFNMLFNALLNYNDLERRAKHPVTEDAAAGTGAAHP